A single Lacerta agilis isolate rLacAgi1 chromosome 10, rLacAgi1.pri, whole genome shotgun sequence DNA region contains:
- the CCDC71L gene encoding coiled-coil domain-containing protein 71L → MKPQGAATAAAAASHGAAAAAVSASPAPPGAPGSEAASSAEKVVHSRSQALFFGGGGGGTKALGDAFKLLVPKSTEFMSSDAELWNFLCSLKHEFSPVILRSKDVYGYASCRASVPDLSRGFAAAAAATQGRRERPWRRAAARGRRLRVAAGGGAKRAAKKRCKEATEAERAAAAPEVSRCEEEQQRSVRDPQRSVPGPTAPPLPAGTLFEGRSLESIWRAATPRKLDSFPSVKVRGSVWNRRSLEATRRRAQRLLGVDLAPVVRLRRLPLVGRRGAGAL, encoded by the exons ATGAAACCCCAAGGAGCCGctaccgccgccgccgctgccagccatggagccgccgctgccgccgtcAGCGCCTCGCCTGCCCCTCCAGGCGCCCCGGGCTCGGAGGCGGCTTCTTCGGCGGAGAAAGTCGTGCACTCCCGCTCGCAGGCGCTGTtcttcggcggcggcggcggcggcacgaaGGCGCTGGGCGACGCCTTCAAGCTGCTGGTGCCCAAGTCGACGGAGTTCATGAGCTCCGACGCCGAGCTGTGGAACTTCCTGTGCAGCCTCAAGCACGAGTTCTCGCCGGTCATCCTCCGCAGCAAGGACGTCTACGGCTACGCGTCGTGCCGAGCCTCCGTGCCGGACTTGTCCCGGGGcttcgcggcggcggcggcggccacgcAGGGCAGGAGGGAGCGGCCGTGGAGGAGAGCCGCCGCCAGGGGGAGGCGCCTGCGGGTCGCCGCCGGAGGAGGCGCGAAGAGAGCGGCCAAGAAGCGCTGCAAAGAAGCCACGGAGGCGGAgagagcggcggcggcgcccgAGGTTTCCCGCTGC gaggaggagcagcaacgATCGGTTCGCGACCCTCAGCGATCGGTTCCCGGCCCGACAGCTCCGCCCTTGCCCGCGGGGACTCTTTTTGAGGGCAGGTCCCTCGAGAGCATATGGCGGGCGGCCACCCCCCGCAAGCTGGACTCCTTCCCCTCCGTCAAAGTGCGCGGGAGCGTGTGGAACCGGCGCAGCTTGGAGGCCACCCGGCGGAGGGCGCAGCGCCTCTTGGGGGTCGACCTGGCGCCCGTCGTGAGACTCCGCCGCTTGCCACTGGTCGGGCGAAGAGGAGCGGGCGCCCTTTGA